The window TCCCCGCCCTTGAGTAGCAGATCGTAGGCCATAACAGTTTTTTCCTCAGATGCGCTTATTTTGCCTGCCAGGTGTTGCGATGGATGAGCTTATGGAGGGGGATTTTCTTGTTGCGCGGTTTGGCCGGTCGCTGGGCCGGGTAGCCGATCGTGATCAGGCCGACCGGCCGCACCTGATCGGGCAGACCCAGGATGTTTGCCACTTCGACCGGATCGTAGGCGCCGACAAAGCAGGCGCCCAAGCCGTGCTCAACCACGCCGAGCAAAATCAGCAGAGAGGCAAACGCGGTATCGACCAGACTGTAGAAATTTCCCCGGCTGCCATAGCGTTCTCCCATGCGTTGG is drawn from Desulfurellaceae bacterium and contains these coding sequences:
- a CDS encoding nitroreductase family protein; its protein translation is APSAGNLQPWEFVIVQDPEVRARLAKAAFDQTSVATAPLIIATCADTQRMGERYGSRGNFYSLVDTAFASLLILLGVVEHGLGACFVGAYDPVEVANILGLPDQVRPVGLITIGYPAQRPAKPRNKKIPLHKLIHRNTWQAK